The genomic region TTAGCAGCAAACGCTCTACCATTGACAACAAAGTAACGCTGCTTGGAATCTCAGATAAAATCTTCAACTCGTCGGACACAAACACCGCCTTCAATTGTGCCGCGAAATTTTTGCATTTCATCCACAACGATTTTAATATCTGAAGGTTTTTCAATAATTGAGCCAAAGGTGAAAGTATCCAATTGAAATAATCGCTAGGAAAAAGAAATGTTAACATATCCAAATTAACCTACGATTCATCGGGATAACTCAGTATAAATACAATAAAATGAAAATCGATGAAAATAAGCGCGGAATCGAGGGCGTTGATAAAGTTGTTCGAGCTTCCAGGGCGATCGCTCTGCTGAGAGCGGTTTAAATAAGCGGTATAAATAATTTATAGGAACGACCGATCGTCATATTTCCCGGTTGATTAGCGGCTGATTATGAGTTACTGCCTCAACCCTAGTTGTCAGAAGCCTTTGAATCCTAAAGGAACGCCCTTCTGCCACAGTTGCGGCAAAGAAATTCAGCCGCTGCTGCGCTATCGCTATCAGATCGTCCGCCAGTTAGGTAGCGGCGGGTTTGGTAGAACTTTTTTGGCAGAGGATACAGACAAGCTAAATGAACCGTGTGTTGTCAAGCAATTGGTATCGCAATTTCCAGGAACCAAAGCTTGGCAAAAGGCAAATGAGCTGTTTCAGGAAGAGGCACAGCGCCTACAACAGTTAGGGGAACATCCGCAGATTCCTGCGTTATACGCCTACTTTGAACAGGATAACTACCTGTATCTGGTACAGCAGTTGATTGTAGGGCAAACTTTGCAGCAGGAAGTAGAGCAACAAGGGATATTTAGCGAGGAAAAAATTTGGCAACTGTTGAATGACCTATTGCCAGTTCTCCAGTTTATCCACGCCCATCATGTGATTCATCGGGATCTCAAGCCAGAAAACATTATTCGCCGTCAAAGTGACGGTAAACCAGTTCTGATCGATTTTGGCATTTCTAAGCAACTATCGGCAACGGCGATCGCCAGCCCAGGAACGAGCATCGGCTCCTTTGGCTATGCCTCGCTAGAACAAATGAATATTGGTGATGCCTATCCAGCCAGCGATCTCTACAGTTTAGGCGTAACTTGCTTTTATCTGCTGACTCAGATCCATCCATCTCAACTGTGGACGGAAAAAGGCTATAGCTGGGTGACGGATTGGCGACAATATCTCAAAACGCCGATTAGTCAAAAATTAGAGCGCGTCCTAGACAAGTTGCTGCAAAAAGACTTTCTCCAGCGCTACCAACATGCAGATGAAGTGTTGCGAGACTTTAGCGATCGCATCCAGTTATCTATTGACCCAGCGACAATTGAAACCCAACTACCGTCAAGCGAGATTAGTAGCAGAGTTGAGGCAGATACTAGCGTTTTAGAACAGTCCTTGAGTACGGGAAAGCGACTGCAATCCAAACGCGATCGCCCTCATCCGTTCCCCGCACTTATTCCTCGCCGACGGTTTCAGAAGCGACTGCTAGCAGGGGGTGTTATCCTGCTA from Chroococcidiopsis sp. SAG 2025 harbors:
- a CDS encoding serine/threonine-protein kinase, whose translation is MSYCLNPSCQKPLNPKGTPFCHSCGKEIQPLLRYRYQIVRQLGSGGFGRTFLAEDTDKLNEPCVVKQLVSQFPGTKAWQKANELFQEEAQRLQQLGEHPQIPALYAYFEQDNYLYLVQQLIVGQTLQQEVEQQGIFSEEKIWQLLNDLLPVLQFIHAHHVIHRDLKPENIIRRQSDGKPVLIDFGISKQLSATAIASPGTSIGSFGYASLEQMNIGDAYPASDLYSLGVTCFYLLTQIHPSQLWTEKGYSWVTDWRQYLKTPISQKLERVLDKLLQKDFLQRYQHADEVLRDFSDRIQLSIDPATIETQLPSSEISSRVEADTSVLEQSLSTGKRLQSKRDRPHPFPALIPRRRFQKRLLAGGVILLLGLVGYGYWYFNRISTIAGHTGEVNTIDFSPDGQKFASGSDDKTIKIWNFSDRRELNTLKGHTNWVYSVAISPDSQTLVSGSKDNTVKVWNLNTGRELRSLKGHASYVDTVAISPDGQRFASGSYDKTIKIWNFKTGEELRTLRGHAAEVLSVAISPDGLKLASSSTDRTIKIWNFHTGQEIFTLRGHTGDVNSLAFSPTGQELASVSDDRSIKIWNPNTGREIRTLTGHSADVNFVAFSPDGQKIATGSDDKTIRVWNLITGETLATLRGHSAPVWSVAFSRDGQTLVSGSADKKIALWHLSP